A single Methylobacterium sp. 17Sr1-1 DNA region contains:
- a CDS encoding DNA polymerase IV — protein MSAGALCRDCGASPPGDAPRCRACGSPRLLVHPERDVLAIAHVDCDAFYAAVEKRDDPSLRDRPLIIGGGRRGVVSTACYIARIRGVHSAMPMFRALEACPDAVVLRPDMEKYARVGRQVRAMMQALTPLVEPVSIDEAFLDLSGTERLHGAPPAVTLARFARAVEAEIGITVSVGLAPNKFLAKIASDLEKPRGFSIIGRAEAEAFLAPRPVRILPGIGQAAAERLAALGIHRISEIGRIAPERLHASLGRDAARLLALARGEDRRVVQPRRETKSISGETTFAEDLRAFEALRPVLWRLCETVARRLKRAELAAGSVTLKLKDRDFRLRTRTRSGLAPTQVAERLFRPAEALLRESCDGTAYRLIGIGAGDLCDAAHADRGDLADVSAVREASRAAAIDALRERFGAAAVQRGLGFAPPAGDPRGKAHGSQEPPERKPR, from the coding sequence GTGAGCGCAGGCGCGCTCTGCCGCGATTGCGGGGCGAGCCCGCCGGGCGACGCCCCGCGCTGCCGGGCCTGCGGCTCGCCGCGCCTGCTCGTCCATCCGGAGCGCGACGTCCTCGCCATCGCGCATGTCGATTGCGACGCGTTCTACGCCGCGGTCGAGAAGCGCGACGACCCCTCCCTGCGCGACCGGCCGCTGATCATCGGCGGCGGACGGCGCGGGGTGGTCTCGACCGCCTGCTACATCGCCCGCATCCGCGGCGTCCACTCGGCGATGCCGATGTTCCGCGCCCTCGAGGCCTGCCCGGACGCGGTGGTGCTGCGGCCCGACATGGAGAAATACGCCCGGGTCGGCCGGCAGGTGCGGGCGATGATGCAGGCGCTCACGCCGCTGGTCGAGCCGGTCTCGATCGACGAGGCCTTCCTCGACCTGTCGGGCACCGAGCGGCTGCACGGTGCCCCGCCCGCCGTGACGCTGGCGCGCTTCGCCCGCGCGGTGGAAGCGGAGATCGGCATCACCGTCTCGGTCGGCCTCGCGCCCAACAAGTTTCTGGCGAAGATCGCCTCGGACCTCGAGAAGCCGCGCGGCTTCTCGATCATCGGCCGGGCGGAAGCCGAGGCCTTCCTGGCACCGCGGCCGGTGCGGATCCTGCCCGGGATCGGCCAGGCCGCGGCCGAGCGGCTGGCGGCGCTCGGCATCCACCGCATCAGCGAGATCGGCCGGATCGCGCCGGAGCGGCTGCATGCGAGCCTCGGGCGCGACGCCGCCCGCCTCCTGGCGCTCGCCCGCGGCGAGGACCGGCGCGTGGTCCAGCCGCGGCGTGAGACCAAAAGCATCTCGGGCGAGACCACCTTCGCGGAGGATCTGCGCGCCTTCGAGGCCCTGCGGCCGGTGCTGTGGCGGCTGTGCGAGACGGTGGCGCGGCGCCTGAAGCGGGCGGAGCTCGCCGCCGGCAGCGTGACCCTGAAGCTGAAGGACCGGGATTTTCGTCTGCGCACCCGCACCCGCTCGGGACTGGCGCCGACGCAGGTCGCCGAGCGGCTGTTTCGCCCGGCCGAGGCGCTGTTGCGCGAATCCTGCGACGGCACCGCCTACCGGCTGATCGGGATCGGGGCCGGCGACCTCTGCGACGCGGCCCATGCCGACCGGGGCGACCTCGCCGACGTCTCGGCCGTGCGCGAGGCGAGCCGGGCGGCGGCGATCGACGCCCTGCGGGAGCGCTTCGGCGCGGCGGCGGTGCAGCGCGGACTCGGCTTCGCGCCACCGGCCGGAGATCCGCGCGGCAAGGCGCATGGGAGCCAGGAGCCGCCGGAACGGAAGCCGCGCTGA
- a CDS encoding cell envelope integrity EipB family protein — protein sequence MRSLLACVLLALSSPVVAAEAVHLAPHRAVYDLSLSGSSGTRAVESARGRIVFDFTGDACKGFALQYRQVTVLESSESGTRTSDLRNTTFETGDGRSFRFRTQSDLNGKAAAPVDGNAERGDKGLDITLKQPKRGEMAVPGEVLFPAAHMKRLIEAARAGQSTVAVKVFDGSDDGRKVYDTLAVIGPQRVAAKSEAKPDSGAPDASKPSGPKPSGPKPASAPAEAPLRDGAMASMPHWPVTLSYFSPGEGERTPVYVLAFDLYENGVSGALRLDYGEFSLKGELSRIDLMPESKDCK from the coding sequence ATGCGATCACTCCTCGCGTGCGTCCTGCTCGCGCTCTCGTCGCCCGTGGTGGCGGCCGAGGCCGTGCACCTCGCGCCCCACCGCGCCGTCTACGACCTGTCCTTGTCCGGCAGCTCCGGCACCCGCGCGGTCGAGAGCGCCCGCGGCCGGATCGTGTTCGATTTCACCGGCGATGCCTGCAAGGGCTTCGCGCTCCAGTACCGGCAGGTGACGGTGCTCGAGAGTTCGGAGAGCGGGACCCGCACCTCCGACCTGCGCAACACCACCTTCGAGACCGGCGACGGGCGCAGTTTCCGCTTCCGCACCCAGTCCGACCTCAACGGCAAGGCGGCCGCCCCGGTCGACGGCAATGCCGAGCGCGGCGACAAGGGTCTCGACATCACCCTCAAGCAGCCCAAGCGCGGCGAGATGGCGGTGCCGGGCGAGGTGCTGTTTCCCGCCGCCCACATGAAGCGGCTGATCGAGGCCGCCCGAGCCGGGCAATCCACCGTCGCCGTCAAGGTGTTCGACGGCTCGGACGACGGCCGCAAGGTCTACGACACCCTGGCGGTGATCGGCCCGCAGCGCGTCGCGGCCAAGTCCGAGGCGAAACCCGATTCCGGCGCACCCGACGCGTCCAAACCCTCCGGGCCCAAACCCTCCGGGCCCAAGCCCGCCTCCGCGCCCGCCGAGGCGCCGTTGCGCGACGGCGCTATGGCGTCGATGCCGCACTGGCCGGTGACGCTGAGCTACTTCTCGCCGGGGGAGGGGGAGCGGACCCCGGTCTACGTCCTCGCCTTCGACCTCTACGAGAACGGCGTCAGCGGCGCGCTGCGCCTCGATTACGGTGAGTTCTCGCTCAAGGGCGAGCTGTCGCGGATCGACCTCATGCCGGAGAGCAAGGACTGCAAGTAG
- a CDS encoding GcrA family cell cycle regulator: protein MMDSGPSWTKERVELLKRLWSDGRSASQIAAEIGGVSRNAVIGKVHRLGLAGRVVKANGTAPAGGRRPRIEGESAAGETPSVVAPAPPALALYQTASPADTTALPESARVTIMELREFMCRWPMGDPSTPDFRFCGDRAITGLPYCTHHSRIAYQPAAERKRDRRVVGFR, encoded by the coding sequence ATGATGGATTCGGGTCCGAGCTGGACGAAGGAACGCGTCGAGCTTCTCAAGCGGCTGTGGAGCGACGGCCGCAGCGCCAGCCAGATCGCCGCCGAGATCGGTGGCGTCTCCCGCAACGCCGTCATCGGCAAGGTCCACCGCCTCGGCCTGGCCGGGCGCGTCGTGAAAGCCAACGGCACCGCGCCGGCCGGCGGCCGCCGTCCCCGGATCGAGGGTGAGTCCGCTGCCGGCGAGACCCCGTCAGTAGTGGCTCCCGCGCCGCCGGCACTCGCCCTGTATCAGACCGCATCCCCAGCCGACACCACCGCGCTGCCGGAGAGCGCCCGCGTCACCATCATGGAGCTGCGGGAATTCATGTGCCGCTGGCCGATGGGCGACCCGTCGACGCCCGATTTCCGCTTCTGCGGCGACCGCGCCATCACCGGCCTGCCCTACTGCACCCACCACAGCCGCATCGCCTACCAGCCCGCCGCCGAGCGCAAGCGCGACCGCAGGGTCGTCGGATTCCGCTGA
- the phoB gene encoding phosphate regulon transcriptional regulator PhoB — protein sequence MSTRILIVEDEEALTLLLRYNLEAEGFEVDAVARGDEADIRLREQIPDLVLLDWMMPGLSGIELCRRIRARRETERLPVIMLTARGEEGDRVRGLATGADDYIVKPFSVPELLARVRALLRRSKPAHVADLLVAGDIELDRVSHRVRRDGRELHLGPTEFKLLEFLMQSPGRVFSREQLLDGVWGHDVYIDERTVDVHIGRLRKAINRGRDADPIRTVRGSGYSFDEMFAPEP from the coding sequence ATGAGTACCCGCATCCTGATCGTCGAGGACGAGGAGGCGCTGACCCTCCTCCTGCGCTACAACCTCGAGGCCGAGGGCTTCGAGGTCGACGCCGTCGCCCGGGGCGACGAGGCGGATATCCGCCTGCGAGAGCAGATCCCCGACCTCGTCCTCCTCGACTGGATGATGCCCGGCCTCTCCGGCATCGAGCTCTGCCGGCGCATCCGCGCCCGCCGCGAGACCGAGCGGCTGCCGGTGATCATGCTCACCGCCCGGGGCGAGGAGGGCGACCGGGTGCGGGGGCTCGCCACCGGCGCCGACGACTACATCGTCAAGCCGTTCTCGGTGCCGGAGCTCCTGGCGCGGGTCCGCGCGCTGCTGCGCCGCTCCAAGCCCGCCCACGTCGCCGACCTGCTGGTGGCCGGCGACATCGAGCTCGACCGGGTCAGCCACCGCGTCCGCCGCGACGGCCGCGAGCTGCATCTCGGCCCGACCGAGTTCAAGCTGCTCGAGTTCCTGATGCAGAGCCCGGGCAGGGTCTTCTCCCGCGAGCAGCTCCTCGACGGCGTCTGGGGCCACGACGTCTACATCGACGAGCGCACGGTCGACGTGCATATCGGCCGCCTGCGCAAGGCGATCAACCGCGGCCGCGATGCCGACCCGATCCGCACCGTGCGCGGCTCCGGCTACTCGTTCGACGAGATGTTCGCGCCGGAGCCGTGA
- the phoU gene encoding phosphate signaling complex protein PhoU, protein MSNHIVTSYDQELQNLRRSIAEMGGIAEKMVADSGQALLRRDTALAQSVIAVDQRLDGLQREIEEKAILLIAKRQPMAVDLRETISAIRVSGDLERIGDLAKNVAKRVVAIADQVQLQKIVVGVEHMNELVQGQLKDVLDAYATQDTVVALDVWARDGGIDALYTSLFRELLTYMMEDPRNITFCTHLLFCAKNVERIGDHTTNIAETIHYLATGETLPTDRPKNDRSSFATLDPQPEA, encoded by the coding sequence ATGTCGAACCACATCGTCACCTCCTACGATCAGGAGTTGCAGAACCTGCGGCGCAGCATCGCCGAGATGGGCGGCATCGCCGAGAAGATGGTGGCCGATTCCGGCCAGGCGCTCCTGCGCCGCGACACCGCCCTCGCCCAGAGCGTCATCGCCGTCGACCAGCGCCTCGACGGCCTGCAGCGCGAGATCGAGGAGAAGGCCATCCTCCTCATCGCCAAGCGCCAGCCGATGGCGGTCGACCTGCGCGAGACGATCTCGGCGATCCGCGTCTCGGGCGACCTCGAGCGCATCGGGGACCTGGCCAAGAACGTCGCCAAGCGCGTCGTCGCCATCGCCGACCAGGTCCAGCTGCAGAAGATCGTCGTCGGCGTGGAGCACATGAACGAGCTGGTCCAGGGCCAGCTCAAGGACGTCCTCGACGCCTACGCCACCCAGGACACCGTCGTCGCCCTCGACGTGTGGGCCCGGGACGGCGGCATCGACGCGCTCTACACCTCGCTGTTCCGCGAACTCCTGACCTACATGATGGAGGATCCGCGCAACATCACGTTCTGCACGCACCTCCTGTTCTGCGCCAAGAACGTCGAGCGCATCGGCGATCACACCACCAACATCGCCGAGACGATCCACTACCTCGCCACCGGTGAGACGCTGCCGACCGATCGTCCCAAGAACGACCGTTCGAGCTTCGCCACCCTCGATCCCCAACCGGAGGCCTGA
- the pstB gene encoding phosphate ABC transporter ATP-binding protein PstB produces the protein MSATATAAPVVGQSTADESAPVRLAVKDLNFYYGDFKGLKNINLNFLDRQVTALIGPSGCGKSTLLRTFNRIYSLYPEQRAEGQILLDGRNILDSSIDLNELRARVGMVFQKPTPFPMSIYDNIAFGIRLYERLGKADLDVRVEEALRKGALWDEVKDKLKQSGMGLSGGQQQRLCIARTVAQRPEVILFDEPTSALDPISTGRIEELIEQLRGEFTIAIVTHNMQQAARISQFTAFMYLGELIEFGPTNRLFMNPSKRQTQDYITGRFG, from the coding sequence ATGAGCGCCACCGCCACCGCCGCGCCGGTCGTGGGCCAGAGCACGGCCGACGAGTCCGCCCCGGTCCGCCTCGCCGTCAAGGACCTCAACTTCTACTACGGCGACTTCAAGGGGTTGAAGAACATCAACCTCAACTTCCTCGACCGCCAGGTCACGGCGCTGATCGGGCCGTCGGGCTGCGGCAAGTCCACCCTGCTGCGCACCTTCAACCGGATCTACAGCCTCTACCCCGAGCAGCGCGCCGAGGGGCAGATCCTGCTCGACGGCCGCAACATCCTGGACTCGTCGATCGACCTCAACGAGCTGCGCGCCCGGGTCGGCATGGTGTTCCAGAAGCCGACCCCGTTCCCGATGTCGATCTACGACAACATCGCGTTCGGCATCCGGCTCTACGAGCGCCTCGGCAAGGCCGATCTCGACGTCCGCGTCGAGGAGGCCCTGCGCAAGGGCGCTCTGTGGGACGAGGTGAAGGACAAGCTCAAGCAGTCCGGCATGGGCCTGTCCGGCGGCCAGCAGCAGCGCCTCTGCATCGCCCGCACGGTGGCGCAGCGCCCGGAGGTGATCCTGTTCGACGAGCCGACCTCGGCCCTCGACCCGATCTCGACCGGCCGCATCGAGGAGCTGATCGAGCAGCTGCGGGGCGAGTTCACCATCGCCATCGTCACCCACAACATGCAGCAGGCGGCGCGCATCTCGCAGTTCACCGCCTTCATGTATCTCGGCGAACTGATCGAGTTCGGGCCGACCAACCGGCTGTTCATGAACCCGTCGAAGCGCCAGACCCAGGACTACATCACCGGCCGGTTCGGCTGA
- the pstA gene encoding phosphate ABC transporter permease PstA: MNASPAAVQGTAPARPAPQEWGRVRASRRSADKILIVSCTVATALGAVVLGSILLMLIIEGVRGFTPALFTQVTPGPGSEGGGIANAILGSLVMTALGIVVATPIGVLAGTYLAEYGRTSKLADLIRFLNDILLSAPSILIGLFVYTLMVRPMGGYSGWAGGVALAIIATPVIVRTTEDMLRLVPGTLREAGAALGAPMSIVIRSVTWRAAQSGIVTGVLLALARIAGETAPLLFTALNNNSWFSPNLMGGVANLPVMIYQFALSPYENWRQLAWAGALLITVTILGLSIVARLVLSGPKGR, from the coding sequence ATGAACGCCTCCCCCGCCGCGGTCCAGGGCACCGCCCCCGCACGGCCCGCTCCCCAGGAATGGGGCCGGGTCCGCGCCAGCCGGCGCTCCGCCGACAAGATCCTGATCGTGTCCTGCACCGTCGCGACGGCGCTCGGCGCGGTGGTGCTCGGCTCGATCCTCCTGATGCTCATCATCGAGGGCGTGCGCGGCTTCACGCCGGCCCTGTTCACCCAGGTCACCCCGGGCCCCGGCTCCGAGGGCGGCGGCATCGCCAACGCGATCCTCGGCAGCCTCGTCATGACGGCGCTCGGCATCGTGGTGGCGACCCCGATCGGCGTGCTCGCCGGGACCTACCTCGCCGAGTACGGCCGCACCTCGAAGCTCGCCGACCTGATCCGCTTCCTCAACGACATCCTGCTCTCGGCGCCCTCGATCCTGATCGGCCTGTTCGTCTACACCCTGATGGTGCGGCCGATGGGCGGCTATTCGGGCTGGGCCGGCGGCGTGGCGCTCGCCATCATCGCGACGCCGGTGATCGTGCGCACCACCGAGGACATGCTGCGCCTGGTGCCCGGCACCCTGCGCGAGGCCGGCGCGGCGCTCGGCGCGCCGATGTCGATCGTGATCCGCAGCGTCACCTGGCGGGCGGCGCAGTCGGGCATCGTCACCGGCGTGCTGCTCGCGCTCGCCCGCATCGCCGGCGAGACCGCGCCGCTGCTCTTCACCGCGCTCAACAACAATTCCTGGTTCAGCCCGAACCTGATGGGCGGCGTCGCGAACCTGCCGGTGATGATCTACCAGTTCGCGCTGTCTCCGTACGAGAACTGGCGCCAGCTGGCCTGGGCCGGCGCGCTCCTCATCACCGTCACCATCCTGGGCCTGTCGATCGTGGCCCGCCTCGTCCTGAGCGGCCCGAAGGGGCGCTGA
- the pstC gene encoding phosphate ABC transporter permease subunit PstC, producing the protein MVALSENVAVAARPEVARRPPSPVGDRIFRGAAFASALLVLLVLAGILASIAYGGWPAFQAFGPHFLVSSAWNVGREEYGALVAIIGTLVSALLALVIGVPISLGIAIYLTQLCPGWARRPVAMTIELLAAVPSIIYGMWGLFIFAPLFARFVQIPVSNLVEGLPIVGTLFYAQVPSGVGVLTAGIILAIMIVPFVASITRDMLDQIPTVLRESAYGIGCTTWEVVRHVLIPQASVSIIGAIMLGLGRALGETMAVTFVIGNANRLSASIFDPGSTIASRIANEFNEADGLQLNSLMALGCILFVVTFIVLIIARLLVRRAKVA; encoded by the coding sequence ATGGTCGCGTTGTCTGAGAACGTCGCTGTGGCGGCGAGGCCCGAAGTCGCCCGCCGCCCCCCAAGCCCCGTGGGCGACCGCATCTTCCGCGGCGCCGCCTTCGCGTCGGCGCTGCTGGTGCTGCTGGTCCTCGCCGGCATCCTCGCCTCGATCGCCTATGGCGGGTGGCCCGCCTTCCAGGCCTTCGGGCCCCACTTCCTCGTCTCCAGCGCCTGGAACGTCGGGCGCGAGGAGTACGGCGCGCTCGTCGCCATCATCGGCACCCTCGTCTCGGCGCTGCTCGCCCTGGTGATCGGCGTGCCGATCTCGCTCGGCATCGCGATCTACCTGACCCAGCTCTGCCCCGGCTGGGCCCGCCGCCCGGTCGCGATGACGATCGAGCTGCTCGCCGCCGTGCCGAGCATCATCTACGGCATGTGGGGCCTGTTCATCTTCGCCCCGCTCTTCGCGCGCTTCGTGCAGATCCCGGTCTCGAACCTCGTCGAGGGCCTGCCGATCGTCGGCACCCTGTTCTACGCCCAGGTGCCGTCCGGCGTCGGCGTGCTCACCGCCGGCATCATCCTGGCGATCATGATCGTGCCGTTCGTGGCCTCGATCACCCGCGACATGCTCGACCAGATCCCGACCGTCCTGCGCGAGAGCGCCTACGGCATCGGCTGCACCACCTGGGAGGTCGTGCGCCACGTCCTGATCCCGCAGGCCTCGGTCTCGATCATCGGGGCGATCATGCTGGGCCTCGGCCGCGCGCTCGGGGAGACGATGGCGGTCACCTTCGTGATCGGCAACGCCAACCGGCTCTCGGCCTCGATCTTCGATCCGGGCTCGACCATCGCCTCGCGCATCGCCAACGAGTTCAACGAGGCCGACGGCCTGCAGCTCAACTCGCTGATGGCGCTCGGCTGCATCCTGTTCGTCGTCACCTTCATCGTCCTCATCATCGCCCGGCTGCTGGTGCGCCGCGCGAAGGTGGCCTGA
- the pstS gene encoding phosphate ABC transporter substrate-binding protein PstS: protein MKPFSYALAIGLATAQIATSALALDITGAGATFPFPVYSKWAEAYRKETGNGLNYQSIGSGGGIKQIQAKTVDFGATDAPLKGATLDKDGLVQFPTVMGGVVPVVNIQGVKTGEVKLTGEVLAEIYQGKIKKWSDPKIAKLNEGVKLPDAPITAVYRSDASGTTNIFTTYLSDVSPAWKSELGASTTVSWPAGQGGKGNEGVTAVVKQVPNAIGYVEYAYAKQNNLPVALIQNKDGQFPMPGDEAFQAAAANADWKAAPGFGISLTNQAGAKAWPITAATFILVHKNPADAARTAEVLKFFRWAYKSGDKLASDLDYVPLPDKVVGQVEDEWKTIVGKDGKPVLGM from the coding sequence GTGAAGCCCTTCTCCTACGCGCTCGCCATCGGGCTCGCGACCGCCCAGATCGCCACCTCGGCGCTCGCCCTCGACATCACCGGCGCCGGCGCCACCTTCCCGTTCCCGGTCTATTCCAAGTGGGCCGAGGCCTACCGCAAGGAGACCGGCAACGGCCTGAACTACCAGTCGATCGGCTCGGGCGGCGGCATCAAGCAGATCCAGGCCAAGACCGTCGATTTCGGCGCCACCGACGCGCCGCTGAAGGGCGCGACCCTCGACAAGGACGGCCTGGTCCAGTTCCCGACCGTGATGGGCGGCGTCGTCCCGGTGGTGAACATCCAGGGCGTGAAGACCGGCGAGGTCAAGCTCACCGGCGAGGTCCTGGCCGAGATCTACCAGGGCAAGATCAAGAAGTGGTCGGACCCGAAGATCGCCAAGCTCAACGAGGGCGTGAAGCTCCCCGACGCGCCGATCACCGCGGTCTACCGGTCGGACGCGTCCGGCACCACCAACATCTTCACCACCTACCTGTCGGACGTGTCGCCGGCCTGGAAGTCCGAGCTCGGCGCCTCGACCACGGTCAGCTGGCCGGCCGGCCAGGGCGGCAAGGGCAACGAGGGCGTCACGGCCGTCGTCAAGCAGGTCCCGAACGCCATCGGCTACGTCGAGTACGCCTACGCCAAGCAGAACAACCTGCCGGTCGCGCTGATCCAGAACAAGGACGGCCAGTTCCCGATGCCGGGCGACGAGGCCTTCCAGGCCGCCGCCGCCAATGCCGACTGGAAGGCCGCTCCCGGCTTCGGCATCTCGCTGACCAACCAGGCCGGCGCCAAGGCGTGGCCGATCACCGCCGCGACCTTCATCCTGGTCCACAAGAACCCGGCCGACGCGGCCCGCACCGCCGAGGTGCTGAAGTTCTTCCGCTGGGCCTACAAGAGCGGCGACAAGCTGGCCTCCGACCTCGACTACGTGCCGCTGCCCGACAAGGTCGTCGGCCAGGTCGAAGACGAGTGGAAGACGATCGTCGGCAAGGACGGCAAGCCCGTCCTCGGCATGTAA
- a CDS encoding sigma-70 family RNA polymerase sigma factor — protein MASTDNPILNTEAKPGLPPTVQRHLGHQLRAAYAPLETAATPEIFLALIERLEAALAAQGRAVEPEFREGMLAALSSLRAFALSLTNNAARADDLVQDTILRAWQNQHRFQPGTNLNAWLFTILRNAFYSEQRKRMREVQDEDGSYAARLFTAPDQGHRLDVQDLRAGLAKLPPDQREALILVGAEGLSYEEVAGICGVAIGTIKSRVNRARNRLAELLGYGDDDLSGDRMMQSAMGEGV, from the coding sequence ATGGCGTCCACCGACAACCCCATCCTCAACACCGAAGCCAAGCCCGGCCTGCCCCCGACCGTCCAGCGCCATCTCGGCCACCAGCTGCGCGCCGCCTACGCGCCCCTCGAGACCGCCGCGACCCCCGAGATCTTCCTCGCGCTGATCGAGCGGCTGGAGGCGGCGCTCGCCGCGCAAGGCCGCGCCGTCGAGCCGGAATTCCGCGAGGGCATGCTGGCCGCCCTGTCGTCGCTGCGCGCCTTCGCGCTCTCGCTCACCAACAACGCGGCGCGGGCCGACGACCTCGTCCAGGACACGATCCTGCGCGCCTGGCAGAACCAGCACCGCTTCCAGCCCGGTACCAACCTGAACGCCTGGCTGTTCACCATCCTGCGCAACGCCTTCTACTCCGAGCAGCGCAAGCGGATGCGCGAGGTCCAGGACGAGGACGGCTCCTACGCCGCGCGCCTGTTCACCGCCCCCGACCAGGGCCACCGCCTCGACGTGCAGGACCTGCGCGCCGGCCTCGCCAAGCTACCGCCGGACCAGCGCGAGGCGCTGATCCTGGTCGGCGCCGAGGGCCTGTCCTACGAGGAGGTGGCGGGGATCTGCGGCGTCGCGATCGGCACGATCAAGAGCCGGGTCAACCGCGCCCGCAACCGTCTGGCCGAACTCCTCGGCTACGGCGACGACGACCTCTCCGGCGACCGGATGATGCAATCGGCCATGGGCGAGGGCGTCTGA
- a CDS encoding CsbD family protein produces MDSDRIIGAGQELGGKVQQRVGEWTGDAGTRAQGLADQAAGTARTIYGQAKDGVRGAVRGLADAAPDSLDQAREAGSHYYRRADRAVARQVGDHHLAALLLAGGIGYVFGWLMHNRH; encoded by the coding sequence ATGGATTCCGACCGAATCATCGGCGCCGGCCAGGAGCTCGGCGGCAAGGTGCAGCAGCGCGTCGGCGAGTGGACCGGCGATGCCGGCACCCGGGCTCAGGGCCTCGCCGATCAGGCGGCGGGGACGGCCCGCACGATCTACGGCCAGGCGAAGGACGGGGTGAGGGGGGCGGTGCGCGGCCTCGCCGACGCCGCGCCGGACTCGCTCGACCAGGCCCGCGAGGCCGGGAGCCATTATTACCGCCGCGCGGACCGAGCGGTGGCCCGTCAGGTCGGCGACCACCATCTCGCGGCCCTGCTGCTGGCGGGCGGGATCGGCTACGTCTTCGGCTGGCTGATGCACAACCGGCACTGA
- a CDS encoding DUF2865 domain-containing protein: MNFPPIPTAAGGARTRALVRTLALGTLLGLGGVGAGTTLVHAADDAGVLDFLLGDVPRSLGLPARAPRAEASLKERRVRWTSRPANAAAAERPRWSDPTPRWQAAEPKPASVRQTREPAPAASRHDGAGSHARTVCVRTCDGYMFPLANLQKGDAAPAQEQACAAACPGAETALYTVRAGEELDQAVNRAGKPYRSLAAAFSYRNRLTPSCSCNPGTGGYARLLLRDATLRPGDAVAGGTGAQVFAGRGGTGEARFIDFRRAAMLSAGERRELDRTLDVSRLERVRAEFRRSLAAEKSGGFGRLRYAAGVTGFADVVSDASAAPIRIVAPSPYR, encoded by the coding sequence GTGAACTTCCCCCCGATTCCGACCGCGGCCGGTGGCGCCCGGACGCGCGCCCTCGTCCGCACGCTGGCGCTGGGCACGCTGCTCGGCCTCGGGGGCGTGGGGGCCGGCACCACCCTGGTTCATGCCGCGGACGATGCCGGCGTCCTCGATTTCCTGCTCGGCGACGTGCCGCGCAGTCTCGGCCTGCCGGCGCGGGCCCCGCGGGCGGAGGCCTCACTGAAGGAGCGGCGCGTGCGCTGGACGAGCCGGCCGGCCAACGCCGCCGCCGCCGAGCGCCCGCGCTGGAGCGATCCGACGCCGCGCTGGCAGGCCGCCGAGCCGAAACCCGCCTCCGTCCGCCAGACCCGCGAGCCGGCCCCCGCCGCGAGCCGCCACGACGGTGCTGGCAGCCACGCCCGCACCGTCTGCGTGCGCACCTGCGACGGCTACATGTTCCCGCTGGCGAATCTCCAGAAGGGCGACGCGGCGCCGGCGCAGGAGCAGGCCTGCGCGGCGGCCTGCCCGGGGGCGGAGACCGCCCTCTACACCGTGCGGGCCGGCGAGGAGCTCGACCAGGCGGTGAACCGGGCCGGCAAGCCCTATCGCAGCCTCGCCGCCGCCTTCTCGTACCGGAACCGGCTGACGCCGAGCTGCTCGTGCAACCCGGGCACCGGCGGCTACGCGCGGCTGCTCCTGCGCGACGCGACGCTGCGGCCCGGCGACGCGGTGGCGGGCGGGACGGGAGCCCAGGTCTTCGCCGGCCGCGGCGGGACCGGCGAGGCCCGCTTCATCGATTTCCGCCGCGCCGCGATGCTCTCCGCGGGCGAGCGGCGCGAGCTCGACCGCACCCTCGACGTGAGCCGCCTGGAGCGGGTGCGGGCGGAGTTCCGCCGCTCGCTCGCCGCCGAGAAAAGCGGCGGGTTCGGCCGCCTGCGCTACGCCGCCGGGGTCACGGGCTTCGCCGATGTCGTCAGCGACGCGAGCGCCGCTCCGATCCGGATCGTCGCGCCCTCGCCGTACCGCTGA